TTCGTTAGCGATCATTTGAATGCTGCTAACGATGATACGAACAGAGGCTGGTTTTTTAAGTTGTTCTTCAAGCCAGTTCCATTGCGCGTCTCCAAGAATAGTTCCTTCTTCGTTAGGTAAATAGTCATAGGCCTTTCCTTCATTGCCAGGTTTTTCTAGCAAAGCACTGCGGAAATAGCGGGTATCAAGCATGATCACTTGCACGGCTTTCTTTTTTGGACCGATAACTTTTGCGTGGTAAATCCCATTTTGTTCAAACGGAATGCTGTTACGAACGTAGGACCAATAATTTATAAAATCACGACGGGCGGCTTCTTTGCCTTGCCAATCTTTACCGCCGTCGCGCAATCCATAGTCATGATCATCCCACGTTGCTAAAAATGGAACTTGTTCCCGAATAGCACGGTATTCCGGAATCTGATCAAGTTTACGGTATTGTTCAGCGATGGGTTTTTGCGTAGGGGTGCTGGCATAAATGTTATCCCCTAAGAACAAAAACAAATCAGGGTTCGCTGCGGAAATATCTTTCCATAAAGGTTCAGGCTGATCTTGATTGGCGCAAGAGCCAAAAGCGATCGTTGTGATTGCCGTTTCATAATCAATGCCACGAGAAGGAATCATCGAAACATAAACAGCATCTTTGGTGGCTTCACCTTGTTGGGCAGTTTTTTGAGTTTGCGCACAGCCAGCCACAATCAGAGCGATAAGTATTAATACGTTCTTAAGCATAAAGTCCTCTTGAATGAATGTATTTCAGTAAAGACTTAAAGGTTTGGCAATCCCTAATGCGTCTCAAAATTAAACAGGGCACGCGATTTGAAATAATCCTTAGGTATGAACACAATGACGAAGAACTTTTTACGATTGATGATGGTTTCTTGCTTAAGCTTTACTTTGTTAGCGGCAGGAATGCTTTTAATGACTGTAAAGCACCGCAGTCTTGCTTTGAGACAGCCCAGAAATGGCGGCACTGTTGATGCGGTTATCAGTCCCTCGGCCCTGAAGATCCGCTTTCAGGCGGCTGCTAAGACAGCTCTTGAAATCGATAAGCAGCTGCCGATGCTGGTGAAAGTTTCAGGCATGGGGGCCTTAGAAAAGTGGAATCAAAACATCGATTCTGATTTTGTGGAACGACGTTTTTCACAGCAGATGATGGTTCACTTGAAAGACATGGCAGAACTTATGCGCGCACGCCGCCAATTGGGTGGATTTGCAAAACTTCAAGAATTTGAATTTCGCAGCACTTTAAGCAAGAGTGATTATATTCTTTCACTTGAAGTGACTTTATCAAGTTTGAATCGCGCTAATCACAATCGCGCTTCTTCAGAAATGATGAAGCAGACCTTGGCGAGTTATAATCATGAACGGCTGATGCTAGATCGAAAAATGTTGGGATTATAGATGAAAAAAGGGAGCCAGAGGCTCCCTTTTTAGTTTTTTGCATTAGCTCTTCAAGCCGGCCGGCCGGCGCTTATTTACGTTCGTTCAAAGGAACAACTTTACGTTGTTCTTTTCCTACGTACTCAGAAAGAGGACGGATGATACGATTGTCAGCAGTTTGTTCCATGATGTGAGCAGACCAACCAGTAGTACGTGCCATTACGAAGATTGGAGTAAAGAAGTCGATTTCAAAACCCATCATGTAGTATGCAGGACCTGCTGGGAAATCCAAGTTAGGGTAGATTTTCTTTTTCTCTACCATTACTTTTTCAAGTGACGTGTACATTTGCATCCATTTTTGTTCGCCAGTCACATCAGCCATAACTTGCGCGTATTTTTTCATAGTTGGTACGCGAGAGTCGCCAGAACGGTAAACACGGTGACCGAAGCCCATCACTTTTTTCTTCTGAGCCAAAGCATCAAGCATCCATTGTTCCGCTTTTGCTGGATCAGCGATCTCTTTCATCATGTGCATAACCATTTCGTTCGCACCACCATGCAAAGGACCTTTCAACGCGCCGATACCCGCGACAGTTGCAGAGTAGATATCAGATTGAGTTGAAGTCACAACACGTGCTGTGAAAGTAGAAGCATTGAAGCTGTGTTCAGCGTAAAGGATCAAAGAAACGTCAAAAGCCTTAACAACTTCTTTTTGCGGTACTTTACCAAAGCACATATGGAAGAAGTTTTCAGAAATAGAAAGATCCGCTTTAGGAGGAATGAAATCCAAACCTTTTTTGAAGCGGTAGTCAGCAGCAACCATAGTAGGAATTTTTGCTAGCAATTGGATTGCTTTATCCATGTTTGTTGATGGAGAAGCATCCCAGATACGCGCGTCTTCAGCGCCAAGGAAAGAAACCGCAGTGCGGATTGAATCCATTGGATGGCATTTCGGTGGAAGAGCTTTGATCACGTTCAGCAAAGTTGTAGAGATCTCGCGATAGCCTTTTTCTTTTTTAGTGAAGTCAGCAAGTTGAGAAGCTGTTGGCAATTCGCCATTGTACATTAAGAAAGCAACTTCTTCGAAAGCGCAGTTTTCAGCCAAGTCCTGAACTGGGTAACCACGGTAGATCAAAGAGTTTGTGTGGGGATTCACTTTAGATACAGAAGACGTATCCATTACAACGCCATCAAGCCCTTTTTTAACGTTCATTTTCTCTGGTTCTGGAACGTAATCTGGATTGATATACTCAGCCATTATTGCCTCCGGTGCGAAATATTCAGGCGAGCCTTGGGCTTACCTGCAGTGTGTCTTAATTACTAAATTTTTATGGTCCAAAGCTAGTACGCCGGGGCACGAGCGTCAACCCGGCGAAGGGGCTGATGCAGAGCAAATTTCGTCAATAACGAGAATTGAGTACATGGTGGAACGCTTTAAGTGCAATTCATTGGTTTTAAGACCCGGAATACTTGCTGCTTAAGGGTTTGGTATCCAGGAGGTTCCCAATGCTTAAAAAGTTACTACTAGTACCTAGTTTGATTACTTTGTTTGCTTTAAGTGCCCAAGCCGGAACGGTATTAGAGTTTCAAGGCCGTGTTGCTAAAAAAGAGCAATGTATGGATGACGGTAAGGGAGCCTTTGCAAAACACTTAGGATGTAAAGCTATCCCATCAGAAAGTTCCCAGTGCGTTGTTACTTTAAAAGCCAACAGCGAAGGCATTAATAAAATCGAAATCAAACTGACCGGTGGCGCTAAAAAAGCATTCGGTACAGGCTTCTTTGAAGGCCGTGTGAAAGGCCCTTATCTTTATAAAGACAACTTTATCGCTTATTACGTAAAGCTTGATAAAGACACTTCTGCTGAAGTGAAAATTCAAAGCAACGGCACTGGAAAAGTGTTAGCTGCAAATCTTTATAATGAACACGTTTTTAGATCAGACGGCAATCGCGTGTTTAAGCAATTCACGTGCGTTGATTTTAAAAAAACCAGGTAATTACAGACCTAATGACCGCGAAAGCCGTTGTTGAAGATCGGGCGCCAGTCTTAGACTTCAAGATGACGGCAAAGCCAATCTTCAAGTTCAGTAAGCCCTGCTGAAAGATCAGAATACTTTTCTCGGGCTGCTGCTAAAGTTTTACGAACTGTTTCTCCACGATAAGTCTGCCCCCGCAGGCTTGTCGTGATTTCTTCGATAAGCTGCGGATAAAGACAGTCAGTGAAAATCTTTAGGTCTTTAATGACGCCGTCTTCAACTTGGAAGTGGAAATCAAAAAAGCCCAACGATAAATATTCATCCATCTTGTGGCTGAATTCTAACGTGTTGCCGTACAGCCAATCCCAATTGCTTAAAGATTCGTATTGCGCCTTTAGTTCTGGAATCTGTTGAAGGCTTGATAACGTTAAAGATTCAATTTCAGCCTTCCCACCGTAGAACTTTTCAAAGGAAGCCACCATGGTTTCAACGATTTGTTCATGGCGAATGTCTTTAGCAACTTCAGTTAGATTCGCTACGCGCGCGCGCACTGATTCTTTTCCCTTGGCCTGCAATTTCTTAGGATTCGGCGTTAGATAATTTCCTAAGCGAGTAAGATCCGCATGCAACAATAATGTCCCATGATGAAAAGCGCGGTCTTTTTTCTCGCGATAAGCACTGCCGCTGAATTTGCGAGGACCATCGTGGAAAGGAATCAATAGATCGTTACGACCGGAAGCTTCACCTTGAATACCAAAATTTTTCAAAGCATCAAAGATGATTTGAATATTGTTTTCGCGCTTATAGGATTCTTTCGGCGAAAGAAAAGTGAAGTTGGTGTTCCCTAAATCATGAAATACAGCTCCACCGCCGGTAGTTCTGCGGGCTAAGTGAACATTGTCCGCTTTCATTTGCGCCAAGTTGCATTCTGACCAAGGATTCTGATTGCGCCCAATCACCACAGTTTCTTCGTTGCGCCATAAAAACAAAACTTGTTGGGACGGATCCAAATTATGGAAAATCCATTCTTCCGTAGCAAGATTAAGGTGGGGATTTAAACTATCAGAAAGGAAAACTTTAAGCTTAGTCATGGCCGTAACCTAGTCTGACAGCCCCTTCGGGTCAATGGTCAGAAATAATTACTATTCAATTGGCGTATATTTATTATTAAATCATTCATTTATTAATTAGCCCTGCGCTCTGTATAAGAGGACATCTTTAAAACCAATGAGGTGCCCATGAAAAAGCTAATCTTTGTTATTTCGTTTGCCTTAGCCCTGAACGCCAATGCCGCAAATAAGGAAACTGAAAAGCGAATTTCATTTGCTGCGGACCTATTAGCTTCCTTAGCCGAAGATTCCGAGACCTACACAGTAACCCCAAATAAAGATCCAAAGCTAATGATTAAAGAACTAGCCCTAAATGAAGAGCTTGTAGAATCAGAGGCGGACTTTGAAGCACATTGGACCGTAGGTAGCGAAGCCTGGGCTACAGACTCTCTGTTGTGGGGAGCAGAAAACATGATGGGCGGAATTGAATACGTGAAAGTGGTGCTGTTCCAAATCCTGGAAGAGGGGGAACGAACGGACGCTGATAAAATCAAATACGCAGACGCAATGCTAAAGGTAGAGCGCGCAGAACAAATCTTGCGTTCAATTAAATCCGTAAAATACGGCGTGGCACCCATGGGTGCTGTTCAGTGTGGAGTTACTTTCCAGTCACTTTTAATTATCGATACTGAAAACGGAAAGATTTATAACATCGTTATGGAAGATTCCGGCTGCTAATTGATAGTTTGGCAGATCCAAGCCCGCAGTTCCCGTAAGCCTGCTTCAAGCTCGGGGTGGGAACTGATGATGGGCTCAAAATTTCGAATCACAGAAGGGCAGTCATAGGGTTTTTCCATCAATGCTTCGGTGATTTCTTCAACCAGGGTTGGATAAAGGCAGTTCGTGTATATTCTTAAATCCTTCACGAATCCGTCGTAAATCTTGAACTGAATTTCAAATGAGCCCAGAGATAGATATTCTTGGATGTGATGATTGAACTCTAAGGTGTTACCGTACAGCCATTCCCAGGCTGTTAACGATTCGTATTGGGATTTTAATTCGGGGATCTCAAGCAGACTAGAGGCCGTCAAACATTCGATCTCTGAGGACGAACTATAAAAGCTTTGAAACGAAGCAATCATTGCTTCAACCATTTTTTCGTGGCGCACATCCTTGGCAATTTCACTTAAGTTTGCGATGCGTGCTCGTGCCGATTCCAAGTTGAAGGCTCTTAGTCTTTTTGGATTCGTTAATAAGTAGCTTCTTAGTCGTTGTAGATTTGTATTTAATAAAAGTGTCCCGTGATGAAAAGCGCGATCCTTTTTTTCGCGATATGCACTGCCGCTGAATTTACGGTAACCATCACCCGCGCGAAATAATAAATCATTGCGACCAGAGGCTTCGCCTTTAACACCAAATTTTTCTAAGGCTTGAAAAATGATCTGCGTATTGTTCTTAAGACTGTAGGATTCTTTCGGAGATAAAAAAGTAAAGTTGGTATTTCCCAAATCATGAAAGACAGCACCTCCGCCGGTGGTTCTGCGGGCTAGATGAACTTTATCATCAACCATTCTTAGCAGGTTACATTCAGACCAGGGATTTTGGTGGCGCCCGATCAGGATTGTGTCTTCATTGCGCCATAGGAAAAGGGCATGCTGATCAGGTTCTAAGTTATTAAAGATCCACTCCTCGGTGGCGAGATTCAGATGGGGGTTTAGTGAATCGGAAAGAAAGACCTTTAGCTGCATTAAATAAAAAGCTAATTCACCATCTAAAAAAGCGTCAAGAAAAGCTCTGGTGAAAAAAACAAAGGCCCGCACGGGGCGAGCCTTTCAAAGTTTTGATTATGTTTTAACAGTCTAAATTATTCGCGCACTTTAAAGTTAAAAATGCTTGAATCAAACGAGTTGTACTCGTCGTATCTCGTCAACGTGTAAAGATCTTTACGATGATGCATTTTGCCTAAAAGACCTTCTTGAGTTCCTTTAGCTTTGATTTCATTTAAGCCATCAATGGTTGCTTTCATCGCCAGACGGAATGTAGTGACCGGATAGATCACGATGTTATAACCTAAGTTCGATAACTCTTCGTAAGTGTAAAGGCGGCCCTTACCAAATTCCGTCATGTTCGCCAGTAAAGGAACATTGACAGCTTTGCGGAACGTTTCAAATTCTTTTTCGTTCTCAAGAGCTTCCGTGAAGATGCAATCCGCACCCGCATCGATGTAAGCTTTCGCGCGATCAATGGCCTTATCAAGACCTTCAACAGCACGAGCATCCGTACGAGCGATCAATAAGAAATTCTCATCAAGCTTTTTACCACGAGCAGCAGCAGCCACTTTGCGAGTCGCTTCATCACGAGTCACTAGGCCCTTACCATCAAGGTGACCACAACGCTTCGGATTGATTTGATCTTCGATATGGCAGCCTGCTAGGCCCATCTCAATCATTTCCTGCACAGTGCGAGTCGCTGACATCGGTTCACCAAAACCAGTGTCGATATCAATAATAGTTGGAAGTGAAGTCGTGCGCGCAATCTGACGACCACGGTTAGCAACTTCAGACAAAGTAGTTAAGCCAATATCAGGATATCCAAGATCATTAGAAAGAACAGAGCCAGAGATATAAACCCCATCAAATCCTTCTTTCTGAATAGCCATACTTACAAGCGGAGACCAAGACCCCGGAAACTGCAAAAGCTTCCCAGATTTTAAAGCCTCACGAAAATTCTTACGCTTCTGCGCCGGTGTAATTTCAGGAAACAACATTTTTTCCTCCAAGTGAAAAACTCAAAGATCTTTTCCAGAAAACTGCGACGAGATCTTTCAATTTTGCCTTTAACTTAAAAAAAATTCCACTCAAAGGCACCACGTGAAATTTTCGTTCTCCAACCGCTTAAGCTTTAACCGCTAAAATCACTGAAAATCGTACCAAATCCCTATCTTAGTTTTATTCAAAAAGACTGAAAACCAAGACTCTTAAGTTATGATGAGCCTGGCAGTGAGGGAGGGGCTTCGTAGTCTCATCCGAAGCGGGCCTTTGTCGGCGCCTGGATGGCGCGAACCGCACCGAAGGTGCGGCGACAACTGAGCCAGGAGGGCGTGACCGCGAAGGAGGAGACTACGAAGCCCCTCCCTCACTGCCAGGCGCTCTTCGTAACTAGAAGATACCTTTGTTATCACGCTTGTTGTTAACAAGCTTTTCGATTGGGATCTGCACGTTCAACTGTTGAACTTCTTCAGCAGTCAAAGTTTCAAGACGTTCGCAAAGACCGATAAAACGATCGCGTTCTGCCTTAGTAATGATTCCTTCAGTCAAAGTGTCAAACTTACGGATGTAGTCAGCACGTTTGAATGGGCGGGCACCTGCTGGATGCGCATCAGCTACGCCAAGTTCATCAACGATTTTAGAACCGTCTTTCATTGTGATTTCTACGCGGCCACCGAAGCGTTTTTTATCTGGATCTGTCTCGTGGTACCAAGCCGTCCATTGTTTGTCTTCGATCGTAGAGATTTTGTGCCACAATGCCACAGTGTCAGGGCGTTGAGCGCGCTCTGGAGCGTAAGAGTTCACATGGTGCCAAGTGCCGTCTTGAAGAGCCACTGCGAAGATGTACATAATAGAGTGGTCCAAAGTTTCACGAGACGCATTTGGATCCATTTTTTGTGGATCGTTTGCACCAGTACCGATCACGTAGTGAGTGTGGTGAGAAGTGTGGATCACGATATCTTTGATATCGTCGAAGTTTTTGATCATTGGCTTCATTTTGCGAGCCAAGTCGATCAATGCTTGAGATTGGTACTCTGCAGAGTGTTCTTTAGTGTAAGTCTCAAGGATCGCGCGTTTTTCTTCGCCCACTTCTGGAAGTGGAACTTCGTATTTACCGTTTTTACCATCTAGCATGTAAGCGATAACAGAATCTTCGCCTTCATAGATTGGAGATGGCGCACCTTCGCCACGCATAACACGGTCCACTGCTTCAACAGCGAGTTTACCAGCGTGTGCCGGAGCGTAAGCTTTCCAAGAAGAGATTTCACCTTTGCGAGATTGACGAGTCGTGAAAGACACGTGAACTGCTTGTTGAACCGCTTGGAAGATGGTTTCAGTTGGAAGAGAAAGCAATGTACCGATACCAGCTGCTTGAGCAGGGCACAAGTGAGCAATATGATCTTTTTTGTGCATGTGAAGGCAGATCGCTTTTACTAGGTCTACGTGAACTTCATAACCAGTCACGATACCTTTAAGAAGTTCTTTACCGTTTTTACCCATTTGTTGAGCAACGGCCAAAATCGCAGGAATGTTATCACCAGGGTGAGAATAATCAGCCGCTAGGTAAGTGTCATGGAAATCCAATTCACGAACCGCAGTCCCGTTCGCCCAAGTCGCCCATTCGCAATCGAATTTTTGATCATTCGGCATACCGAATACAGTCGCACCACCGTTACGAGGATGCGCAAGCGCCATCGCACGAGCAGAAGCCACAGGACGACGATTAGCTGCAGCGATAGCGACAGAAGCATTGTCGATGATACGGTTAATGACCATATCAAGAACATCAGCTTTGATTGGAGCATTGTCAGAAGCGATTTCTGCAATTTTCCAAGCCAGTTGATCTTTACGATCCAATTTTTCTTTAGATGGATAAACGCGAACGGTGTGTTTCTTCATTAGAAGATCCTTTCTGAATTAAGAAAATGAAAGCCGAGACAAATTAACTTGCTCGGCCAGAAAGGGTCAAGCGGGGACTAGGTTTTCCAGCCGGTCTTGTCGTGGAAATCCGCGGTGGATTTTGGGTGGCGCAAAGCCCAATAAGCTTTTTCGCCAGTCGTGAACTCTATGACTGCAGTTAATCCAACGCAGGAGGCCGCAATTGCTTTCGTACTAAGCAATTCAATCTTAAAAAAACCATTTTGGCCTTGGGTGGATTTCTCTTTCAGACGCACAGTGATATCGGGTGAAGGGCTCATGCCCTCACGATAACTGCTAAAACTATAAGCATTCCAATTGCCATTGGGGGAGCAATTGACCTCCGTGTAAGAGTCATTGGCCTGGGGACCGGATCCCAGAAAAGTTTCCAGACAGGTTGTTTTCCATAATTCATCTTGGCGACTTTCGATGATGGCCGGATCAGGCCACAGAATTTTGTCTAATGGACCTGAAATCTGAAAAGTGATTTCGATTTTTTCAGCAGAAATTATTTGCAGATCGCTAAAAATTTTAAATTGATCCGTTAACGGTGTCGAAGCAAAGGGCTGCAAAACGTTCATGATTTTCTTTCCCACTCTAATTGAGAGGTGAATAATACTTTTTCGTCACTGATTCTAAGGCCTCGGTAAGTTGAAACTCCGTGCGAAGCTTTAGACACATCGATGGTGTGA
This is a stretch of genomic DNA from Bdellovibrio reynosensis. It encodes these proteins:
- a CDS encoding alkaline phosphatase D family protein, with amino-acid sequence MLKNVLILIALIVAGCAQTQKTAQQGEATKDAVYVSMIPSRGIDYETAITTIAFGSCANQDQPEPLWKDISAANPDLFLFLGDNIYASTPTQKPIAEQYRKLDQIPEYRAIREQVPFLATWDDHDYGLRDGGKDWQGKEAARRDFINYWSYVRNSIPFEQNGIYHAKVIGPKKKAVQVIMLDTRYFRSALLEKPGNEGKAYDYLPNEEGTILGDAQWNWLEEQLKKPASVRIIVSSIQMIANEPKYEKWGNFPKERQRFFDLLKKTKAKNVVILSGDRHIASIAKTQVKNYGDLYEITASSINRANSFSDSDKEYIGAVYNKENFGLASIDWKKKKMQVEIRGFNNEVANRIDIPLR
- a CDS encoding bifunctional 2-methylcitrate synthase/citrate synthase; the encoded protein is MAEYINPDYVPEPEKMNVKKGLDGVVMDTSSVSKVNPHTNSLIYRGYPVQDLAENCAFEEVAFLMYNGELPTASQLADFTKKEKGYREISTTLLNVIKALPPKCHPMDSIRTAVSFLGAEDARIWDASPSTNMDKAIQLLAKIPTMVAADYRFKKGLDFIPPKADLSISENFFHMCFGKVPQKEVVKAFDVSLILYAEHSFNASTFTARVVTSTQSDIYSATVAGIGALKGPLHGGANEMVMHMMKEIADPAKAEQWMLDALAQKKKVMGFGHRVYRSGDSRVPTMKKYAQVMADVTGEQKWMQMYTSLEKVMVEKKKIYPNLDFPAGPAYYMMGFEIDFFTPIFVMARTTGWSAHIMEQTADNRIIRPLSEYVGKEQRKVVPLNERK
- a CDS encoding lipoate--protein ligase; amino-acid sequence: MTKLKVFLSDSLNPHLNLATEEWIFHNLDPSQQVLFLWRNEETVVIGRNQNPWSECNLAQMKADNVHLARRTTGGGAVFHDLGNTNFTFLSPKESYKRENNIQIIFDALKNFGIQGEASGRNDLLIPFHDGPRKFSGSAYREKKDRAFHHGTLLLHADLTRLGNYLTPNPKKLQAKGKESVRARVANLTEVAKDIRHEQIVETMVASFEKFYGGKAEIESLTLSSLQQIPELKAQYESLSNWDWLYGNTLEFSHKMDEYLSLGFFDFHFQVEDGVIKDLKIFTDCLYPQLIEEITTSLRGQTYRGETVRKTLAAAREKYSDLSAGLTELEDWLCRHLEV
- a CDS encoding lipoate--protein ligase produces the protein MRAFVFFTRAFLDAFLDGELAFYLMQLKVFLSDSLNPHLNLATEEWIFNNLEPDQHALFLWRNEDTILIGRHQNPWSECNLLRMVDDKVHLARRTTGGGAVFHDLGNTNFTFLSPKESYSLKNNTQIIFQALEKFGVKGEASGRNDLLFRAGDGYRKFSGSAYREKKDRAFHHGTLLLNTNLQRLRSYLLTNPKRLRAFNLESARARIANLSEIAKDVRHEKMVEAMIASFQSFYSSSSEIECLTASSLLEIPELKSQYESLTAWEWLYGNTLEFNHHIQEYLSLGSFEIQFKIYDGFVKDLRIYTNCLYPTLVEEITEALMEKPYDCPSVIRNFEPIISSHPELEAGLRELRAWICQTIN
- the prpB gene encoding methylisocitrate lyase, which gives rise to MLFPEITPAQKRKNFREALKSGKLLQFPGSWSPLVSMAIQKEGFDGVYISGSVLSNDLGYPDIGLTTLSEVANRGRQIARTTSLPTIIDIDTGFGEPMSATRTVQEMIEMGLAGCHIEDQINPKRCGHLDGKGLVTRDEATRKVAAAARGKKLDENFLLIARTDARAVEGLDKAIDRAKAYIDAGADCIFTEALENEKEFETFRKAVNVPLLANMTEFGKGRLYTYEELSNLGYNIVIYPVTTFRLAMKATIDGLNEIKAKGTQEGLLGKMHHRKDLYTLTRYDEYNSFDSSIFNFKVRE
- a CDS encoding MmgE/PrpD family protein, whose protein sequence is MKKHTVRVYPSKEKLDRKDQLAWKIAEIASDNAPIKADVLDMVINRIIDNASVAIAAANRRPVASARAMALAHPRNGGATVFGMPNDQKFDCEWATWANGTAVRELDFHDTYLAADYSHPGDNIPAILAVAQQMGKNGKELLKGIVTGYEVHVDLVKAICLHMHKKDHIAHLCPAQAAGIGTLLSLPTETIFQAVQQAVHVSFTTRQSRKGEISSWKAYAPAHAGKLAVEAVDRVMRGEGAPSPIYEGEDSVIAYMLDGKNGKYEVPLPEVGEEKRAILETYTKEHSAEYQSQALIDLARKMKPMIKNFDDIKDIVIHTSHHTHYVIGTGANDPQKMDPNASRETLDHSIMYIFAVALQDGTWHHVNSYAPERAQRPDTVALWHKISTIEDKQWTAWYHETDPDKKRFGGRVEITMKDGSKIVDELGVADAHPAGARPFKRADYIRKFDTLTEGIITKAERDRFIGLCERLETLTAEEVQQLNVQIPIEKLVNNKRDNKGIF
- a CDS encoding DOMON-like domain-containing protein; protein product: MNVLQPFASTPLTDQFKIFSDLQIISAEKIEITFQISGPLDKILWPDPAIIESRQDELWKTTCLETFLGSGPQANDSYTEVNCSPNGNWNAYSFSSYREGMSPSPDITVRLKEKSTQGQNGFFKIELLSTKAIAASCVGLTAVIEFTTGEKAYWALRHPKSTADFHDKTGWKT